A single region of the Podospora pseudopauciseta strain CBS 411.78 chromosome 1, whole genome shotgun sequence genome encodes:
- a CDS encoding hypothetical protein (antiSMASH:Cluster_5; EggNog:ENOG503PDXK; COG:S), which translates to MSPNRNARTSRKGEIPRNFIRNWHSSGSRGATPLVRRPITACQGCRAAKVKCDGRQECNRCTNRGIVCRYVNTEPAEPFQRSGRQPSTDAVAPQTDPKTVSPKTTSLNFEAMDATDHSPLDTMTYPPMLDIMTGWTSDTIPPSFDDFDWQAIDPSLNTTSSELDTIFHSPLVSPPLDLDLSYAASSFEVGSNSASTTTTAVSSSMSTTTATNITKATSVTSTASASSFSPSQLFTSPNCACREGLAALVPRLKSAIREKQLDEVIKVTGDVMRGCQEIVDCAACQLTCTDLICMMSVFQQTDSCFDHISRAELDGSIKLNFGGQEILINDPNLRAMLVMDLVQHATMVLDAISTKGQTMLRALGTPSLLARANIGYLETVIGDFRKLLRTVADQANSPGFSPRSPSRTLESVSR; encoded by the exons ATGTCCCCAAACCGCAACGCTCGCACTTCTCGCAAAGGAGAGATCCCGCGCAATTTCATCCGCAATTGGCACAGCTCAGGATCTCGTGGTGCAACTCCGTTGGTTCGCCGACCGATCACTGCCTGCCAGGGCTGCCGTGCAGCCAAGGTCAAGTGCGACGGGCGGCAAGAATGCAACCGTTGCACCAACCGCGGCATCGTCTGTAGATATGTAAATACCGAGCCCGCCGAACCCTTTCAACGAAGCGGCCGTCAACCCTCAACGGATGCTGTGGCACCACAAACCGACCCCAAGACAGTGTCACCTAAGACGACATCACTTAACTTTGAAGCCATGGACGCAACAGACCACTCCCCCTTAGACACAATGACCTACCCGCCTATGCTCGACATCATGACCGGCTGGACATCCGACACAATTCCACCGTCATTCGATGACTTTGACTGGCAAGCAATAGATCCTAGTCTAAAT ACCACTTCATCTGAGCTGGACACCATCTTTCACTCCCCGCTCGTTTCCCCGCCGTTAGATCTGGATTTGTCATATGCCGCATCTTCGTTTGAAGTAGGCAGCAACAGTGCGAGTACGACCACGACGGCAGTCTCTTCCTCTATGAGCACTACTACTGCTACGAATATCACCAAGGCCACAAGTGTCACAAGCACCGCCAGCGCCTCGTCATTTAGTCCAAGTCAGCTTTTCACGTCGCCCAACTGCGCGTGCCGGGAAGGATTGGCAGCTCTCGTTCCCAGGCTCAAAAGCGCCATTCGGGAGAAGCAGCTCGACGAAGTCATCAAAGTCACCGGGGATGTAATGAGGGGTTGCCAGGAGATTGTCGACTGCGCCGCCTGTCAGCTCACCTGCACAGACCTGATCTGCATGATGTCGGTATTCCAGCAGACAGATTCATGTTTTGACCACATCTCCAGAGCCGAATTAGACGGCTCCATCAAGTTGAATTTTGGCGGGCAGGAGATTCTTATCAACGACCCGAATCTGAGAGCCATGCTCGTCATGGACCTCGTACAACACGCCACAATGGTATTGGACGCCATCAGCACCAAGGGCCAGACGATGCTACGAGCGCTGGGAACGCCATCGCTTCTCGCAAGGGCTAACATCGGTTATCTGGAGACAGTGATTGGTGATTTCAGGAAACTTCTTCGTACGGTTGCTGACCAAGCAAATTCCCCTGGATTCTCGCCGAGGAGTCCGTCGCGGACGCTGGAATCGGTCAGTCGCTAG